One region of Pseudomonas sp. B21-040 genomic DNA includes:
- a CDS encoding ABC transporter ATP-binding protein encodes MANLKIKNLQKGFEGFSIIKGIDLEVNDKEFVVFVGPSGCGKSTLLRLIAGLEEVSGGTIELDGRDITEVSPAKRDLAMVFQTYALYPHMSVRKNMSFALDLAGVPKAEVEKKVGEAARILELGPMLERKPKQLSGGQRQRVAIGRAIVRNPKIFLFDEPLSNLDAALRVQMRLELLRLHKELQATMIYVTHDQVEAMTMADKVVVLNGGKIEQVGSPLDLYHQPANLFVAGFLGTPKMGFLKGKVTRIEGQHTEVLLDAGTRISLPLSAATLSVGSAVTLGIRPEHLELAQTGDCTLQVTADVSERLGSDTFCHVVTTSGEALTLRVRGDLASRYGETLNLHLDAEHCHLFDADGVALTRPLRAAA; translated from the coding sequence ATGGCCAACCTGAAAATCAAGAATCTGCAAAAAGGCTTCGAAGGCTTTTCCATCATTAAAGGCATCGACCTGGAAGTGAACGACAAGGAGTTCGTGGTGTTCGTCGGTCCGTCGGGTTGCGGCAAGTCCACGCTACTGCGGCTGATCGCCGGCCTGGAAGAAGTCAGCGGCGGAACCATAGAGCTCGATGGACGCGACATCACCGAAGTCAGCCCGGCCAAGCGTGACCTGGCGATGGTGTTTCAGACCTACGCCCTGTACCCGCACATGAGTGTGCGCAAAAACATGTCGTTCGCCCTCGATCTGGCCGGCGTGCCAAAAGCGGAAGTCGAGAAGAAAGTCGGCGAAGCGGCGCGCATCCTGGAACTGGGGCCGATGCTCGAACGCAAGCCGAAACAGCTGTCTGGCGGTCAGCGTCAGCGCGTGGCCATCGGCCGGGCGATTGTGCGCAACCCGAAAATATTCCTGTTCGACGAACCGCTGTCCAACCTCGACGCCGCCCTGCGGGTGCAGATGCGCCTGGAACTGTTGCGCCTGCACAAAGAACTGCAAGCCACGATGATTTACGTGACCCACGATCAGGTTGAGGCCATGACCATGGCCGACAAGGTGGTCGTGCTCAATGGCGGCAAAATCGAACAGGTCGGCTCGCCGCTGGACCTGTATCACCAGCCGGCCAACCTGTTTGTCGCCGGGTTCCTGGGCACGCCGAAAATGGGCTTCCTCAAGGGCAAAGTGACCCGCATCGAGGGCCAGCACACCGAAGTGCTGCTGGACGCCGGAACCCGCATCAGCCTGCCATTGAGCGCGGCGACCCTCAGCGTCGGCAGCGCTGTGACATTGGGCATTCGTCCGGAACATCTGGAACTGGCGCAGACCGGCGACTGCACGCTGCAGGTCACCGCCGACGTCAGCGAGCGCCTGGGCAGCGACACCTTCTGCCACGTCGTGACCACGTCCGGTGAAGCCCTGACCCTGCGCGTGCGTGGCGACCTCGCCAGCCGTTATGGCGAAACCCTGAACCTGCACCTGGACGCTGAACACTGCCATTTATTCGATGCCGACGGCGTGGCGCTCACTCGCCCACTGCGCGCCGCCGCCTGA
- a CDS encoding mannitol dehydrogenase family protein, whose translation MKLNNQNLHRLKPEVGLPAYALSHTRQGIAHIGVGGFHRAHQAYYTDALMNNGEALDWAICGVGLRAEDRRARDDLNEQDYLFTLFELGDTDDTEVRVIGAIRDMLLAEDGAQTLIDKLASPDIRIVSLTITEGGYCIDDSTGEFMADLPQIQHELAHPDSPTTVFGFLCAALAQRRAAGTPAFTLMSCDNLPHNGAVTRKALLAFAALRDADLRDWIERNVSFPNAMVDRITPMTSTEHRLQLADKHAVDDAWPVVCEPFVQWVLEDKFVNGRPAWEKVGVQFTDDVTPYEEMKIKLLNGSHLALTYLGFLKGYRFVHETMNDPLFVRYMRAYMDLDVTPQLSPVPGIDLTDYKDTLVQRFSNQAIADQLERVCSDGSSKFPKFTLPTINRLIADGRETKRAALVVAAWALYLKGVDENGDTYSIPDPRAAFCQALVADDVLITQRLLAVEEIFGTAIPHSAEFVAAFEWCCNSLRDVGVTRTLERVLA comes from the coding sequence ATGAAACTCAATAATCAGAATCTGCATCGCCTCAAGCCTGAGGTGGGTCTGCCCGCCTATGCACTGAGCCACACGCGCCAAGGCATCGCGCACATTGGCGTGGGTGGTTTCCACCGCGCGCATCAGGCGTATTACACCGACGCGCTGATGAATAATGGCGAAGCGCTGGACTGGGCCATTTGCGGGGTCGGCCTGCGCGCCGAAGACCGCCGCGCCCGGGACGATCTCAACGAGCAGGACTACCTGTTCACCCTGTTTGAGCTGGGCGATACCGATGACACCGAAGTCCGGGTCATCGGTGCGATCCGCGACATGCTGCTGGCTGAAGACGGTGCGCAAACGCTGATCGATAAACTCGCCAGCCCCGACATCCGCATTGTCTCGCTGACCATCACCGAGGGCGGCTATTGCATCGACGACAGTACCGGCGAGTTCATGGCCGATCTGCCGCAGATCCAGCACGAGCTGGCGCACCCGGATTCGCCGACGACCGTCTTCGGCTTCCTGTGTGCGGCGCTGGCCCAGCGCAGAGCGGCCGGCACGCCGGCGTTCACGCTGATGTCCTGCGATAACCTGCCCCACAACGGCGCGGTCACCCGCAAGGCTCTGCTGGCCTTCGCCGCGTTGCGCGACGCCGATCTGCGCGACTGGATCGAGCGCAATGTGAGCTTTCCCAACGCCATGGTCGACCGCATTACGCCGATGACCAGCACCGAACATCGTCTGCAACTGGCCGACAAACACGCGGTCGACGATGCCTGGCCGGTGGTCTGCGAACCCTTTGTGCAATGGGTGCTGGAAGACAAGTTCGTCAACGGTCGCCCCGCGTGGGAAAAGGTCGGCGTGCAATTCACCGATGACGTCACGCCTTATGAAGAGATGAAGATCAAACTGCTCAACGGCAGCCATCTGGCACTGACCTATCTGGGGTTTCTCAAGGGTTACCGTTTTGTCCACGAAACCATGAACGACCCGCTGTTCGTGCGCTATATGCGCGCCTACATGGACCTGGACGTGACCCCGCAGCTGTCGCCCGTGCCAGGGATTGACCTGACGGACTACAAAGACACGCTGGTGCAGCGCTTCTCCAACCAGGCCATTGCCGATCAACTGGAGCGGGTGTGCTCGGACGGTTCGTCGAAGTTTCCCAAGTTCACCCTCCCGACCATCAACCGCTTGATTGCTGATGGTCGCGAAACCAAACGGGCCGCGCTGGTCGTGGCCGCGTGGGCCCTGTATTTGAAGGGTGTGGATGAGAATGGCGATACCTACTCGATCCCTGATCCACGGGCGGCGTTCTGTCAGGCACTGGTAGCGGATGATGTGTTGATCACCCAACGATTGCTCGCGGTCGAGGAGATTTTTGGCACGGCGATCCCGCATTCGGCCGAGTTTGTGGCGGCATTCGAGTGGTGTTGCAACAGCTTGCGCGACGTGGGTGTGACGCGGACGTTGGAACGGGTGTTGGCTTGA
- the xylB gene encoding xylulokinase, with product MANQQLFLGIDCGTQGTKAIVLDSVSGQVLGQGAAAHSLISDANGRREQDTRQWLHAFTLATRNALREANVDGQDILGIGVSGQQHGLVLLDDQGQVLRPAKLWCDTESTPENDRLLAHLGGEKGSLERLGVVIAPGYTVSKLLWTKEQHPHVFARIARILLPHDYLNFWLTGRSCSEYGDASGTGYFNVRTRQWDLQLLRDIDPTGRLQAALPELIDAHQAVGTLLPSIAEHLAINPQALVSSGGGDNMMGAIGTGNIKPGAITMSLGSSGTVCAYTDQPKVSADASVATFCSSSGGWLPLICTMNLTNATGAIRELFDLDIQQFNNWVAQAPIGAEGVCMLPFLNGERVPALPHATGSLLGLTMTNLTQANLCRAVVEGTTFGLRYGLDLLRHNGLQSRSICLIGGGSKSPVWRQIVADIMNTPVICTEQSEAAALGAAIQVAWCKSWANGHEDSLADLCERCVTVDLASETLPIANNVEAFEQAYERYRQHVATL from the coding sequence ATGGCAAATCAACAATTATTTCTCGGCATCGATTGCGGCACCCAAGGCACTAAAGCCATTGTCCTCGACTCGGTCAGCGGCCAGGTGCTGGGCCAGGGTGCCGCCGCCCACAGCCTGATCAGCGACGCCAACGGTCGCCGTGAGCAAGACACCCGCCAGTGGCTGCATGCCTTCACCCTGGCCACCCGAAATGCGCTGCGCGAAGCCAATGTCGACGGCCAGGACATCCTCGGCATCGGCGTTTCCGGCCAGCAACATGGTCTGGTCCTGCTCGACGATCAAGGCCAGGTGCTGCGTCCGGCCAAACTCTGGTGCGACACCGAATCCACTCCGGAAAACGATCGCCTGCTGGCGCATCTCGGTGGTGAAAAGGGTTCGCTTGAGCGCCTCGGCGTCGTCATCGCACCCGGTTACACCGTGTCAAAGCTGCTCTGGACCAAGGAGCAACACCCGCACGTGTTCGCCCGCATCGCCCGCATCCTGCTGCCCCACGACTACCTCAACTTCTGGCTCACCGGCCGCAGTTGCAGTGAATACGGCGACGCCTCCGGCACCGGTTATTTCAACGTACGCACCCGTCAGTGGGATCTGCAACTGCTGCGCGACATTGATCCCACCGGGCGCCTGCAAGCCGCATTGCCGGAGTTGATCGACGCCCACCAGGCCGTCGGCACGTTGTTGCCGAGCATCGCCGAACACTTGGCCATCAACCCGCAAGCGCTGGTTTCAAGCGGTGGCGGCGACAACATGATGGGCGCGATTGGCACCGGCAACATCAAGCCCGGCGCGATCACCATGAGCCTCGGCTCATCGGGCACGGTGTGCGCTTATACCGATCAGCCCAAAGTCAGCGCGGACGCCTCGGTCGCCACCTTCTGTTCATCCAGCGGTGGTTGGTTGCCGTTGATTTGCACCATGAACCTGACCAACGCGACGGGTGCTATTCGCGAGTTGTTCGACCTGGATATCCAACAGTTCAACAATTGGGTCGCGCAGGCCCCCATCGGAGCCGAAGGCGTGTGCATGCTGCCATTCCTTAACGGCGAACGCGTCCCCGCCCTGCCCCACGCCACCGGCAGCCTGCTGGGCTTGACGATGACTAACCTGACCCAGGCAAATCTGTGCCGTGCCGTAGTGGAAGGCACGACCTTCGGATTGCGTTATGGGCTGGACCTATTGCGGCACAATGGCTTACAAAGCCGCAGCATCTGCCTGATCGGCGGCGGCTCGAAGAGTCCGGTGTGGCGACAGATCGTCGCCGACATCATGAACACCCCTGTCATCTGCACCGAACAAAGCGAAGCCGCCGCCCTTGGCGCGGCGATTCAGGTGGCGTGGTGCAAATCCTGGGCAAACGGGCACGAGGACAGCCTGGCCGACCTGTGCGAGCGCTGCGTAACGGTTGATCTGGCCAGCGAAACCTTGCCGATTGCCAACAATGTGGAGGCCTTTGAGCAGGCCTATGAACGCTATCGACAGCATGTCGCAACCCTTTAA
- a CDS encoding carbohydrate kinase: MYLVCGEALFDFFSEEDASGLASKVNFKAIAGGSPFNVAVGLRRLGVESALFAGLSTDYLGRRLQQVLQGEGVRADYLVDFAAPSTLAMVAVGANGSPHYSFRGEGCADRQLTLEHLPVLGPEVRGLHVGSFSLVVQPIADTLLALVQRESGQRLISLDPNVRLNPEPNIELWRSRVATLVEYADLIKVSDEDLSLLYPEEDPQRVIEGWLQHRCQLVFLTRGGEGATVFSRVHGEWSVPASTVKIADTVGAGDTFQAALITWLTEQQLDSIEGLKQLGREQIDAMLKFAVQAAALTCSKTGPDLPYRHQLDLRRS; this comes from the coding sequence ATGTACCTGGTGTGTGGCGAAGCGCTGTTCGATTTCTTCAGTGAAGAGGACGCCAGCGGCCTGGCTTCAAAAGTGAATTTCAAGGCGATTGCCGGCGGTTCGCCGTTCAACGTGGCGGTCGGTTTGCGCCGTTTGGGTGTGGAGTCGGCGTTGTTTGCCGGGCTGTCCACCGACTACCTCGGCCGCCGCTTGCAGCAGGTGCTGCAGGGTGAAGGCGTACGCGCCGATTACCTGGTGGATTTCGCCGCGCCAAGCACGCTGGCAATGGTTGCCGTCGGCGCCAATGGCTCGCCGCACTACAGCTTTCGCGGTGAAGGTTGCGCGGATCGGCAATTGACACTCGAACACCTGCCAGTGCTGGGGCCTGAAGTGCGCGGCTTGCATGTCGGTTCGTTCTCGCTGGTGGTGCAGCCGATTGCCGACACGCTGCTGGCGCTGGTGCAACGTGAAAGCGGTCAACGCCTGATCAGCCTTGATCCCAACGTGCGGCTCAATCCAGAACCAAACATCGAGCTCTGGCGTTCGCGGGTCGCGACACTGGTTGAGTATGCGGACCTGATCAAAGTCAGCGACGAGGATTTGAGTCTGTTGTACCCCGAGGAAGATCCGCAACGGGTGATCGAAGGCTGGTTGCAGCATCGCTGTCAGTTGGTGTTCCTGACCCGGGGCGGTGAAGGTGCGACGGTGTTTAGCCGTGTTCATGGCGAATGGTCGGTGCCGGCCAGTACCGTGAAGATTGCTGACACGGTGGGGGCTGGTGATACGTTCCAGGCGGCGTTGATTACCTGGTTGACCGAGCAGCAGCTGGATTCGATTGAGGGTTTGAAGCAGCTTGGGCGCGAGCAGATTGATGCGATGCTGAAGTTTGCAGTGCAGGCGGCGGCGTTGACGTGCAGCAAGACCGGGCCGGATTTGCCGTATCGGCATCAACTGGATCTTCGCCGTAGCTGA
- the tssI gene encoding type VI secretion system tip protein TssI/VgrG, whose product MLDANATHISLTLEGVSADLQVLSFVGREALNQPFCFDIELVSARPDLKLEDILHKPGCLTFGATGKGIIHGLVYRIEQGDSGKKLTRYSISLCPQLAYLRHSHDQQIFQQLSVPKIIAQVLEARGILADAYSFQLGAIYPDRDYCVQYDESDLHFIQRLCEEEGIHFHFQHSASGHKLVFGDDQTVFRKLAPVAYQQDSGMAAEKPVIKRFNLRLETRTTRVSRRDYDFEKPRILPEGAAKTAFAPDLEDYDYPGLFLTRERGKQLATRALERHRSDYALAEGKGDEPALVSGHFMALSEHPRAEWNDLWLLLEVVHEGKQPQVLGENITSDVTQNKDDFHQGYRNRFLATPWDAHYRPALEHPKPKVLGSQTAIVTGPPGEEIHCDEYGRVKVQFHWDRDGQANDKTSCWLRVATGWAGSAYGGIAIPRVGMEVLVSFFEGDPDQPLVTGCLYHKENVVPYDLPANKTRSTFKTLSSPGGKGYNEFRIEDKKGAEQIYLHAQRDWDENIEHDQKIRIGNERHDTVEANVYSEFKVEEHRITHLDRKTEARADDHLTVAVTQHVKVGTAQFVEAGEEIHYNAGEKVVVEGGMELTAAAGGSFVKVDAGGVTISGAEVKTNSGGAPGAGSGIQILAPITPAAAAAAAAGKVLSAPPVGKFNAVADSVPKTVKTAAGDDPEEELEEEEEEVELEDITLRIGVFFDGTGNNRNNSERVYGCFAPDVNLQDSAEDIRQYCASFGYDGKGSSPDNSYGNDVSNVARLYDLYQNQVDEALPIDAERASLSIYVDGIGTSSTEEDSTFSQGTGIGAQGVRARVEETPDLFIQAIRLFKNNNPDKRISNIEFDIFGFSRGSAAARDFANEILKGSQSILAKALPAGSPMLSDSFAWKPNTDISINFIGVYDTVAAIANPLVGDWNGNNAFNPGINIYLAPDAAKKVVQLVARNERRYNFALNSLGAADIILPGVHSDLGGGYLPKARERILLSKPRRSPVDERTSFVEANSYKVAQEDLRRLQDQLAQYNLPLEIRTWEVPFRTTGKENRKDMKYVYAAVSSQREVRSELSLIYFRIMRELAVENGVPFGQIPESNPRLALPAELIPISEKLLSYAQGKSKTIGLTSQEEELLFQRYVHLSDNWNAAKNRNNSDLNIVFINRPDVNSVRTAHQNE is encoded by the coding sequence ATGCTGGACGCTAACGCAACCCATATTTCCCTCACGCTGGAAGGCGTTTCTGCCGACCTGCAAGTGCTCAGCTTCGTCGGTCGCGAAGCCCTCAACCAACCGTTCTGTTTCGACATCGAACTGGTCAGCGCCCGCCCCGACCTGAAACTCGAAGACATCCTGCACAAGCCTGGCTGCCTGACCTTCGGCGCGACCGGCAAAGGCATCATTCACGGTCTGGTCTATCGCATCGAGCAAGGCGACTCGGGTAAAAAACTGACCCGCTACAGCATCAGCCTGTGCCCGCAATTGGCGTACCTGCGCCACAGCCACGACCAGCAAATCTTCCAGCAGTTGAGCGTGCCGAAGATCATCGCGCAGGTGCTGGAAGCGCGCGGCATTCTGGCTGACGCGTACAGTTTCCAGCTCGGCGCGATCTACCCCGACCGCGACTACTGCGTGCAGTACGACGAGTCGGACCTGCATTTCATCCAGCGTCTGTGCGAAGAAGAAGGCATTCACTTCCACTTCCAGCACAGCGCCAGCGGCCACAAACTGGTGTTTGGCGATGACCAGACCGTGTTCCGCAAACTGGCGCCCGTGGCCTACCAGCAAGACTCTGGCATGGCCGCCGAGAAACCGGTGATCAAACGTTTCAACCTGCGCCTGGAAACCCGGACCACCCGCGTCAGTCGCCGCGACTACGACTTCGAAAAACCGCGCATCCTGCCCGAAGGCGCCGCCAAGACCGCGTTCGCCCCGGACCTCGAAGACTACGACTACCCTGGCCTGTTCCTCACCCGCGAGCGTGGCAAGCAGTTGGCGACCCGCGCCCTGGAGCGCCATCGCAGCGACTACGCACTCGCTGAAGGCAAAGGTGACGAACCCGCGTTGGTCAGCGGCCACTTCATGGCCCTCAGCGAACACCCGCGCGCCGAGTGGAACGACCTCTGGCTGCTGCTGGAAGTCGTCCACGAAGGCAAACAACCGCAGGTGCTGGGCGAGAACATCACCAGCGACGTCACCCAAAACAAAGACGATTTCCATCAGGGCTACCGCAACCGCTTCCTCGCCACGCCTTGGGACGCGCACTACCGCCCCGCCCTCGAACACCCGAAACCGAAAGTCCTGGGCAGCCAGACCGCCATCGTCACCGGCCCGCCGGGCGAAGAAATCCATTGCGACGAATACGGTCGCGTCAAAGTCCAGTTCCACTGGGACCGCGACGGCCAGGCCAACGACAAAACCAGCTGCTGGCTGCGCGTCGCCACCGGTTGGGCCGGCAGTGCCTACGGCGGCATCGCCATCCCGCGCGTCGGCATGGAAGTGCTGGTCAGCTTCTTCGAAGGCGACCCCGACCAACCGCTGGTGACCGGCTGCCTGTACCACAAGGAAAACGTTGTCCCCTACGACCTGCCGGCGAACAAAACCCGCAGCACCTTCAAAACGCTCAGCTCACCGGGCGGCAAGGGCTACAACGAATTTCGCATCGAAGACAAAAAAGGCGCGGAACAGATCTACCTCCACGCCCAGCGCGACTGGGACGAAAACATCGAGCACGACCAGAAAATCCGCATCGGCAACGAGCGGCACGACACGGTTGAAGCCAATGTTTACAGCGAGTTCAAAGTTGAAGAACACCGCATCACCCACCTCGACCGCAAGACCGAAGCGCGAGCCGATGACCACCTGACCGTCGCCGTGACCCAGCATGTGAAGGTCGGGACGGCGCAGTTTGTCGAGGCCGGTGAGGAGATTCACTACAACGCCGGGGAAAAGGTTGTGGTTGAGGGCGGGATGGAACTGACGGCCGCGGCTGGTGGGAGTTTCGTCAAGGTGGATGCGGGGGGTGTGACGATCAGCGGGGCTGAGGTCAAGACCAACTCCGGTGGTGCGCCGGGTGCGGGGAGCGGGATTCAGATTCTTGCGCCGATCACACCGGCCGCAGCTGCGGCTGCCGCGGCAGGGAAAGTGCTGAGTGCTCCGCCGGTTGGCAAGTTTAATGCGGTGGCTGATTCCGTGCCCAAGACAGTGAAAACGGCTGCAGGGGATGATCCTGAAGAGGAACTTGAGGAAGAGGAAGAAGAGGTCGAGCTGGAAGATATTACGTTGCGGATTGGGGTGTTCTTTGATGGTACGGGGAACAACCGTAACAATAGCGAGCGTGTTTATGGTTGCTTCGCTCCGGATGTAAACCTGCAAGATTCGGCCGAAGACATCCGTCAGTACTGCGCCTCTTTTGGCTACGACGGCAAAGGAAGTAGCCCGGACAACAGTTATGGCAATGATGTCAGTAACGTAGCCAGACTGTATGACCTTTATCAGAACCAAGTGGATGAAGCGCTGCCTATTGATGCAGAAAGGGCGAGTTTATCGATTTATGTGGATGGGATCGGCACCAGCAGTACCGAGGAGGACTCCACTTTTTCACAAGGCACAGGCATAGGTGCACAGGGTGTCCGGGCGCGGGTAGAAGAGACTCCAGACCTATTTATTCAGGCGATCCGACTCTTTAAAAACAACAATCCTGATAAGCGTATTTCTAACATTGAGTTCGACATTTTCGGATTCAGTCGAGGCTCTGCGGCGGCAAGAGACTTTGCTAATGAAATACTAAAAGGTAGCCAAAGTATTCTCGCTAAAGCGCTGCCGGCGGGATCGCCAATGTTATCGGACAGCTTTGCATGGAAGCCAAATACCGACATCTCCATAAATTTCATCGGCGTCTACGACACAGTTGCAGCCATTGCCAACCCGCTGGTAGGGGACTGGAATGGTAATAATGCTTTTAACCCAGGGATCAATATCTATCTAGCACCAGACGCTGCAAAGAAAGTCGTCCAATTAGTCGCTCGAAATGAGCGACGTTACAATTTTGCGTTAAACAGTCTTGGGGCTGCCGATATTATTTTGCCGGGCGTGCACTCGGACCTCGGTGGCGGCTATCTACCCAAGGCGAGGGAGCGGATACTGCTCAGCAAACCGCGTAGGAGTCCTGTAGACGAAAGGACATCTTTTGTTGAAGCTAACAGTTACAAGGTTGCCCAAGAGGACTTGAGGCGGCTACAGGATCAATTGGCCCAATATAACCTCCCATTGGAGATCCGCACGTGGGAGGTGCCGTTTCGTACCACGGGTAAAGAAAACCGCAAAGATATGAAATACGTTTATGCCGCTGTCAGCAGTCAACGAGAGGTCCGCAGTGAGCTGTCCTTGATCTACTTTCGGATCATGCGCGAACTAGCCGTTGAAAATGGAGTGCCTTTTGGACAAATCCCCGAGAGCAACCCAAGACTGGCGCTACCTGCGGAGCTCATACCCATCTCCGAAAAATTGTTGTCGTACGCTCAGGGGAAAAGCAAAACAATAGGGCTGACCTCACAGGAAGAGGAACTGCTCTTCCAGCGTTACGTTCATTTATCTGACAACTGGAACGCCGCTAAAAATCGAAACAATAGTGACTTGAATATAGTCTTCATCAATCGACCAGACGTAAATTCTGTACGCACGGCACATCAAAATGAGTAA
- a CDS encoding DUF2931 family protein: MSNFLRVAIAAFLLSGCTLANSETLPYKAWRLGFSAPNYMEIWIETADVIDVEGQVYRRAMSGIAAIQTPPNNTGDPRGWPEKPGPGKGKNVTGADLPKKIYVRWQSLVEPQTYKMVIDIPESTRELMRKGEKAFCAADGKWITGYREVLVINLAPGGMAKVWVMGSCLPAIEVAKVKAEIDPRGPYEGNSGGKYDKLSDQSKAYVEKFGVPYDSWK; encoded by the coding sequence ATGAGTAACTTTTTACGCGTCGCTATCGCCGCCTTTCTGCTCAGTGGATGCACGTTAGCCAACAGTGAAACGCTACCTTACAAAGCCTGGCGTTTGGGTTTCTCAGCACCTAACTACATGGAAATCTGGATCGAAACAGCTGATGTTATTGATGTCGAAGGCCAAGTATACAGACGTGCCATGAGTGGAATAGCTGCGATACAGACTCCTCCCAATAACACGGGCGACCCTAGAGGCTGGCCGGAAAAGCCGGGGCCGGGCAAAGGTAAGAATGTAACTGGAGCAGACTTACCCAAAAAAATCTACGTCCGATGGCAATCATTGGTTGAACCTCAAACTTATAAAATGGTTATCGACATACCCGAGTCGACCAGGGAACTTATGCGCAAGGGTGAAAAAGCCTTTTGTGCTGCTGATGGAAAATGGATAACAGGCTACCGCGAGGTATTGGTAATAAATCTGGCACCCGGAGGGATGGCTAAAGTGTGGGTAATGGGATCGTGCCTGCCAGCGATAGAAGTGGCTAAGGTAAAAGCCGAGATTGACCCACGTGGACCTTATGAAGGTAACTCTGGCGGCAAGTACGACAAGCTATCCGACCAATCCAAAGCGTACGTCGAAAAGTTTGGTGTGCCCTATGATTCTTGGAAGTGA